One genomic window of Micrococcus flavus includes the following:
- a CDS encoding glycosyltransferase family 87 protein: MSPAPAHRVSPDDPPARAPDDAGLRSAGRRARPRRALLPARPRSAEGAHPAPSMTPAPGERGGRHGLPGGLAANGRGRDTGAWASPLALTAVLVALAAVVTVLQKSPCLLHGWGAPNVYYAGCYSDWAALYGGRGFADDAWAPFRADSTFEYPVLMSAVASLAAWVTQALPFPPELGTAAFWSVNLLFVVGLWAATAVLTVRTAGRRWSDGLMVAVAPGVILAGTINWDLWAVALLAWGMWTWSRGRPALAGVLFGLGAAMKLYPLLILGPLLILAVRSRRFGPFLRATAGAAAAWLAVNLPLMLTNWDAWAVFFTFSSERGPGLSSVWHAWDVVAAQAGWPLVPEEYLSLLAYGAFAVCCLGVFVLGVTAKATPRLAQLTFLVVAAFVLTNKVYSPQFVIWLIPLLALALPRWRDFWAWQVIEVLHFFAVWMYLAKGASGSMPQHSMDDSVYVAAILAHMAAVLWLCARVVREILHPEEDLVRGPDGDPARDPDDPRVGLTDPGMTGRRPETVEGSGEVPAVDRALGVREDAVGVGAAR; encoded by the coding sequence ATGTCCCCGGCTCCGGCGCACCGCGTCTCCCCCGACGATCCGCCCGCCCGCGCCCCGGACGACGCCGGCCTCCGTTCCGCGGGTCGGCGCGCGCGGCCCCGCCGCGCCCTCCTCCCCGCCCGCCCCCGTTCCGCTGAGGGCGCACACCCGGCGCCCTCCATGACGCCGGCGCCGGGGGAGCGCGGCGGTCGGCACGGCCTGCCCGGCGGCCTCGCCGCCAACGGGCGCGGCCGGGACACCGGCGCGTGGGCGAGCCCGCTGGCGCTGACCGCGGTGCTGGTGGCGCTGGCCGCCGTCGTCACCGTGCTGCAGAAGAGCCCGTGCCTGCTGCACGGCTGGGGCGCCCCGAACGTCTACTACGCCGGCTGCTACTCGGACTGGGCGGCGCTGTACGGCGGGCGCGGGTTCGCGGACGACGCGTGGGCCCCGTTCCGCGCGGACTCCACGTTCGAGTACCCCGTGCTGATGTCCGCGGTGGCGTCCCTGGCGGCGTGGGTCACCCAGGCGCTGCCGTTCCCGCCGGAGCTGGGCACCGCGGCGTTCTGGAGCGTGAACCTGCTGTTCGTCGTCGGGCTGTGGGCCGCCACCGCGGTGCTCACCGTGCGCACCGCCGGCCGGCGCTGGAGCGACGGGCTCATGGTGGCCGTGGCGCCCGGGGTCATCCTGGCCGGCACCATCAACTGGGACCTGTGGGCGGTAGCGCTGCTGGCGTGGGGCATGTGGACCTGGTCCCGCGGCCGTCCCGCCCTGGCCGGCGTGCTGTTCGGCCTGGGCGCGGCCATGAAGCTCTACCCGCTGCTGATCCTGGGGCCGCTGCTCATCCTGGCGGTGCGCTCGCGGCGGTTCGGCCCGTTCCTGAGGGCCACGGCCGGGGCCGCGGCCGCGTGGCTGGCGGTGAACCTGCCCCTGATGCTGACGAACTGGGACGCGTGGGCCGTGTTCTTCACCTTCTCCTCGGAGCGGGGGCCGGGCCTGTCCAGCGTGTGGCACGCGTGGGACGTGGTGGCCGCGCAGGCCGGGTGGCCCCTCGTGCCGGAGGAGTACCTGTCCCTGCTCGCGTACGGGGCGTTCGCGGTGTGCTGCCTCGGGGTCTTCGTGCTCGGGGTGACCGCGAAGGCCACGCCGCGGCTGGCGCAGCTGACGTTCCTGGTGGTGGCGGCGTTCGTGCTGACCAACAAGGTGTACTCGCCGCAGTTCGTGATCTGGCTGATCCCGCTCCTGGCGCTCGCGCTGCCCCGGTGGAGGGACTTCTGGGCGTGGCAGGTGATCGAGGTCCTGCACTTCTTCGCGGTGTGGATGTACCTGGCCAAGGGCGCCTCCGGCTCCATGCCGCAGCACTCCATGGACGACTCGGTCTACGTGGCGGCGATCCTCGCCCACATGGCCGCCGTCCTGTGGCTGTGCGCCCGCGTGGTGCGGGAGATCCTGCACCCGGAGGAGGACCTGGTCCGCGGTCCCGACGGCGACCCCGCCCGCGATCCGGACGACCCGCGCGTCGGCCTCACCGACCCCGGCATGACGGGCCGGCGTCCGGAGACGGTCGAGGGGTCAGGCGAGGTCCCAGCGGTGGATCGGGCACTCGGGGTCCGGGAGGACGCCGTCGGGGTGGGCGCCGCCCGCTGA
- a CDS encoding NUDIX hydrolase has product MSSPDPSAHRGAPLPSALGARRRPPQQPPRPAAPAPAGPRTSSASGLPTVEEVSAGGIVIREHHGDLQVAVIARYNRGGRLEWCLPKGHPEGEEDHRQAAVREVEEETGIAGDILEPLGSIDYWFTVSRHRVHKTVHHFLLRATGGELTTENDPDHEAVDVAWVGIDDVARRLSFANERRIVDLARRILPQHFPGDHSPGRL; this is encoded by the coding sequence ATGTCCAGCCCCGATCCCTCCGCGCACCGGGGCGCCCCCCTGCCCTCCGCGCTGGGTGCCCGGCGCCGTCCTCCGCAGCAGCCACCGCGGCCCGCCGCGCCCGCTCCTGCGGGCCCGCGCACGTCGTCCGCGTCCGGCCTGCCCACGGTGGAGGAGGTCTCCGCGGGGGGCATCGTGATCCGGGAGCACCACGGGGACCTGCAGGTGGCGGTGATCGCTCGCTACAACCGCGGCGGGCGCCTCGAGTGGTGCCTGCCCAAGGGCCACCCCGAGGGCGAGGAGGACCACCGCCAGGCCGCCGTGCGCGAGGTGGAGGAGGAGACCGGGATCGCCGGGGACATCCTCGAACCCCTCGGGTCCATCGACTACTGGTTCACCGTCTCCCGGCACCGCGTCCACAAGACGGTCCACCACTTCCTGCTGCGTGCCACGGGCGGCGAGCTCACCACGGAGAACGACCCGGACCACGAGGCCGTGGACGTGGCGTGGGTGGGCATCGACGACGTCGCCCGCCGCCTCTCCTTCGCCAACGAGCGCCGGATCGTGGACCTGGCCCGCCGGATCCTGCCCCAGCACTTCCCCGGGGACCACTCCCCCGGGCGCCTCTGA
- a CDS encoding formate--tetrahydrofolate ligase codes for MTAAPLTDAEIAAAHPIAQVAADAGIDEDLLIPYGRHMAKVDVHALTAPEDGRVVLVTGISPTPAGEGKTTVTVGLADGLNLLAAQEDAPAAVAGSRTVVALREPSLGPVFGIKGGATGGGHAQVVPMEDINLHFTGDFHAITSAHNLLCALVDNHIQQGNALGIDPRSIAIKRALDMNDRSLREVVTGLGGRAQGVPREGGFEITVATETMAVFCLAADLADLKARLGRITVGQTYDGAPVTASQIGPHGAQGAMAVLLKDAIRPNLVQTLGGTPALVHGGPFANIAHGANSVIATRTARRLGEIVVTEAGFGADLGGQKFMDITSVAGGFPPAAVVVVATVRAIKLQAGVSLTDVKAGVAETAARTSRPEAEVTAEHLAALRVGTANLARHVANMRAYGAPVVVALNRFTQDTEEEVAALRAWGEEQGVPVAVADVWGGGGEGALELARVLGEHLPAPGEPQAEVTGLWTADMDVEARIQAVVRRVYRGARAEFSAAARRQLADLRDRGLDRLPVCMAKTQYSFSDDPTALNAPEGFTVQVRELSAKTGAGFVVALTGTVMTMPGLPASPAADRMDVADDGTVTGLF; via the coding sequence ATGACCGCCGCACCGCTGACCGACGCCGAGATCGCCGCCGCCCACCCGATCGCGCAGGTCGCCGCGGACGCCGGGATCGACGAGGACCTGCTGATCCCCTACGGCCGGCACATGGCCAAGGTGGACGTGCACGCGCTCACCGCCCCGGAGGACGGCCGCGTGGTCCTGGTCACCGGCATCAGCCCGACGCCGGCCGGCGAGGGCAAGACCACCGTCACCGTGGGCCTGGCGGACGGGCTGAACCTGCTGGCCGCGCAGGAGGACGCGCCGGCCGCCGTCGCCGGCTCCCGCACCGTGGTGGCCCTGCGCGAGCCCTCGTTGGGACCGGTGTTCGGGATCAAGGGCGGCGCCACGGGCGGCGGCCACGCGCAGGTGGTGCCCATGGAGGACATCAACCTGCACTTCACCGGCGACTTCCACGCCATCACCTCGGCCCACAACCTGCTCTGCGCGCTCGTGGACAACCACATCCAGCAGGGCAACGCCCTCGGCATCGACCCGCGCAGCATCGCGATCAAGCGCGCCCTGGACATGAACGACCGCTCCCTGCGCGAGGTGGTCACCGGCCTCGGCGGGCGCGCGCAGGGCGTTCCGCGGGAGGGCGGGTTCGAGATCACCGTGGCCACCGAGACCATGGCCGTGTTCTGTCTCGCCGCGGACCTGGCCGACCTCAAGGCCCGCCTCGGCCGGATCACCGTGGGACAGACCTACGACGGCGCCCCCGTCACCGCCTCCCAGATCGGCCCCCACGGCGCCCAGGGCGCCATGGCCGTGCTGCTCAAGGACGCGATCCGCCCCAACCTCGTGCAGACCCTCGGCGGCACGCCCGCGCTCGTCCACGGCGGGCCGTTCGCGAACATCGCCCACGGGGCGAACTCCGTGATCGCCACCCGCACGGCCCGCCGGCTCGGGGAGATCGTGGTGACGGAGGCCGGGTTCGGCGCGGACCTGGGCGGGCAGAAGTTCATGGACATCACCTCCGTGGCCGGCGGCTTCCCGCCGGCGGCGGTGGTCGTCGTCGCCACCGTGCGTGCGATCAAGCTGCAGGCCGGGGTGTCGCTGACGGACGTGAAGGCCGGCGTCGCCGAGACGGCCGCCCGCACCTCCCGCCCCGAGGCCGAGGTGACCGCCGAGCACCTGGCGGCGCTGCGCGTCGGCACCGCCAATCTGGCCCGGCACGTGGCGAACATGCGGGCCTACGGCGCGCCCGTGGTGGTGGCCCTCAACCGGTTCACGCAGGACACCGAGGAGGAGGTCGCGGCGCTGCGCGCGTGGGGCGAAGAGCAGGGCGTGCCCGTGGCCGTGGCGGACGTGTGGGGCGGTGGCGGCGAGGGCGCCCTCGAGCTGGCCCGCGTGCTCGGCGAGCACCTGCCGGCCCCCGGGGAGCCGCAGGCCGAGGTCACCGGCCTGTGGACCGCGGACATGGACGTCGAGGCGCGCATCCAGGCCGTGGTGCGGCGGGTCTACCGCGGCGCGCGCGCCGAGTTCAGCGCCGCGGCCCGCCGTCAGCTCGCGGACCTGCGGGACCGCGGCCTGGACCGACTGCCGGTGTGCATGGCCAAGACGCAGTACTCGTTCTCGGACGACCCGACGGCGCTCAACGCCCCCGAGGGCTTCACCGTGCAGGTGCGGGAGCTCTCCGCCAAGACCGGCGCGGGGTTCGTGGTGGCACTCACCGGCACCGTCATGACCATGCCGGGGCTCCCCGCCTCCCCGGCCGCGGACCGCATGGACGTGGCCGACGACGGCACGGTCACCGGGCTCTTCTGA
- a CDS encoding acyltransferase family protein translates to MAALDGLRGIAVLSVLVFHAWPTLLPGGFVGVDMFFVLSGFLITTGIVRGVDAGQGLRLRSFWTRRVRRLVPGMLIALVSCTALAWLAVAEFPASLGRQWFGALTYTSNWVMIADGGDYFAHASPPLFQHLWSLAIEEQFYVLWPLLVGGLCLLVRPRQEGAAAARRSDAMRVLVVALLAAASAAAMVLGSLGGTDQTRLYFGTDTHAFGLLAGACVSLALAHAVRPEDGGPTPRTGRVRTGIAWLALAALAAGFVLVDGAHAATYRGVLVGLALVVALLVWHVVQGSRQDSLSRALCSPVLRWWGRRSYAAYLWHWPLLVILRVLVPVDAPGWAEPVAAGAVLLLTAGIADLSTRLIEEPILRQGIRRSLDRGDLAFTRRLQGSHGAASRLAAAGAAVLLTAVPAAAAAAVVHSPAQTRLEQDIAAAQQALVETQAQQREAREARRSRQAEAAAASPSGSSASPSPSGSPSSGAPSPDPGAPESGAASASPSSSAPSSGAASPLGDPAVTRPEFTRQELTAALPPSDLGARTTLVGDSVSLSAAPALLEEMPDVIVDATVGRQVWDAADRIRALDAEGALGDVVVASFGANGSGSSKDWNAVLDAVGEERLLVLVVPHGPQEWVPEAQRQAVRLAEDNPARVVLADWDAVAVRDVTDFSADGVHPRAEGQALYARLVRLTVETRLGAR, encoded by the coding sequence GTGGCCGCGCTCGACGGCCTGCGGGGCATCGCAGTGCTCTCCGTGCTCGTGTTCCACGCGTGGCCCACGCTGCTGCCCGGCGGGTTCGTGGGCGTCGACATGTTCTTCGTGCTCTCCGGCTTCCTGATCACCACGGGGATCGTCCGCGGCGTGGACGCCGGCCAGGGCCTGCGCCTGCGGTCCTTCTGGACCCGCCGCGTCCGCCGCCTGGTGCCCGGCATGCTGATCGCCCTGGTGTCCTGCACGGCGCTGGCCTGGCTCGCGGTGGCGGAGTTCCCCGCCAGCCTGGGCCGGCAGTGGTTCGGGGCCCTGACCTACACCAGCAACTGGGTGATGATCGCCGACGGCGGCGACTACTTCGCCCACGCCTCCCCGCCGCTGTTCCAGCACCTGTGGTCCCTGGCCATCGAGGAGCAGTTCTACGTCCTTTGGCCCCTGCTGGTCGGCGGGCTGTGCCTGCTGGTCCGTCCCCGACAGGAGGGCGCCGCGGCGGCCCGCCGGTCCGACGCCATGCGCGTGCTCGTGGTGGCCCTACTGGCCGCGGCGTCCGCGGCCGCCATGGTCCTGGGCTCGCTCGGCGGGACCGACCAGACGCGCCTCTACTTCGGCACCGACACCCACGCCTTCGGCCTCCTGGCCGGCGCGTGCGTGTCCCTGGCCCTGGCGCACGCCGTCAGGCCGGAGGACGGCGGCCCCACCCCGCGCACCGGCCGGGTGCGCACGGGCATCGCCTGGCTGGCCCTCGCGGCGCTCGCGGCCGGGTTCGTGCTCGTGGACGGCGCCCACGCCGCGACGTACCGGGGCGTGCTGGTGGGGCTGGCCCTCGTGGTGGCCCTGCTGGTGTGGCACGTGGTCCAGGGCAGCCGGCAGGACTCGCTGTCCCGGGCGCTCTGCTCGCCCGTCCTGCGGTGGTGGGGCCGGCGGTCCTACGCCGCCTACCTGTGGCACTGGCCGCTGCTGGTGATCCTGCGCGTGCTGGTCCCCGTGGACGCCCCCGGATGGGCGGAGCCCGTCGCCGCCGGGGCGGTGCTGCTCCTCACCGCGGGCATCGCGGACCTGTCCACCCGGCTCATCGAGGAGCCCATCCTCCGCCAGGGCATCCGCCGCAGCCTCGACCGCGGGGACCTCGCGTTCACCCGGCGGCTGCAGGGCTCGCACGGCGCCGCCAGCCGGCTCGCCGCGGCGGGGGCGGCGGTCCTGCTCACCGCCGTCCCGGCGGCCGCGGCCGCGGCCGTGGTCCACTCGCCCGCGCAGACGCGGCTGGAGCAGGACATCGCCGCCGCGCAGCAGGCCCTGGTCGAGACCCAGGCGCAGCAGCGGGAGGCCCGGGAGGCCCGCCGGTCCCGTCAGGCCGAGGCCGCCGCGGCATCCCCCAGCGGATCGTCGGCATCCCCGTCCCCGAGCGGGTCGCCGTCGTCGGGCGCGCCGTCCCCCGACCCCGGCGCGCCGGAGTCGGGGGCTGCGTCCGCGTCCCCGTCGTCCTCGGCGCCGTCCTCCGGGGCCGCCTCCCCGCTGGGGGACCCGGCGGTCACCCGCCCGGAGTTCACGCGCCAGGAGCTCACCGCCGCGCTGCCGCCCTCGGACCTCGGCGCCCGCACCACCCTGGTGGGGGACTCGGTGTCCCTCTCCGCCGCCCCCGCCCTGCTGGAGGAGATGCCCGACGTCATCGTCGACGCCACCGTGGGCCGGCAGGTCTGGGACGCCGCCGACCGGATCCGCGCCCTCGACGCCGAGGGCGCGCTGGGCGACGTCGTGGTCGCCTCCTTCGGCGCCAACGGCAGCGGCTCCTCGAAGGACTGGAACGCCGTCCTGGACGCGGTGGGGGAGGAGCGGCTGCTCGTCCTGGTGGTGCCGCATGGGCCCCAGGAGTGGGTCCCGGAGGCGCAGCGACAGGCGGTGCGCCTGGCCGAGGACAACCCCGCGCGGGTGGTCCTGGCGGACTGGGACGCGGTGGCCGTGCGGGACGTCACCGACTTCTCCGCGGACGGGGTGCACCCCCGTGCGGAGGGCCAGGCCCTGTACGCCCGGCTGGTCCGCCTCACCGTGGAGACGCGGCTGGGGGCGCGCTGA
- a CDS encoding CCA tRNA nucleotidyltransferase, producing the protein MEPSSEPLALPAGFPADATLPAVVVELGRRFEAAGHALSLVGGPVRDLFLGRPVVDLDFTTDADPDATERVGAGWADAVWDVGRRFGTIGFQQGGWQLEVTTYRAEQYDPASRKPQVAFGDSLEDDLLRRDFTVNAMALRLPELELVDPHGGMRDLAAGVLRTPGAPEDSFSDDPLRMMRAARFASQLGFTVADEVERAMTDMAERITIISAERVRDELVKLISGRDPRAGLDLLVRTGLAEHVLPELPALQLETDEHHRHKDVYAHSLTVLEQAVEQEARYSDASPDVVLRLAALLHDVGKPATRRFEPSGAVSFRHHENVGAKLVRKRLKALRFDNDTVKAVARLVELHMRFYGYGDAGWTDSAVRRYVHDAGDLLPRLHALTRSDVTTRNRRKAERLAHAYDDLERRIEEIAEAEEMAAVRPDLDGEQIMALLGIRPGPVVGRAYRHLLEWRLDEGPHEPEVAEAELRRWWAEQPEASASSSAAPTER; encoded by the coding sequence ATGGAACCGTCCTCCGAGCCCCTCGCGCTGCCCGCCGGCTTCCCCGCGGATGCCACCCTGCCCGCCGTCGTCGTGGAGCTCGGCCGCCGGTTCGAGGCCGCGGGCCACGCGCTGTCCCTGGTGGGCGGGCCCGTGCGCGACCTCTTCCTCGGGCGGCCCGTGGTGGACCTGGACTTCACCACGGACGCGGACCCGGACGCCACCGAGCGCGTGGGCGCCGGGTGGGCCGACGCGGTGTGGGACGTGGGTCGGCGCTTCGGGACCATCGGCTTCCAGCAGGGCGGCTGGCAGCTGGAGGTCACCACCTACCGCGCCGAGCAGTACGACCCGGCCTCCCGCAAGCCGCAGGTGGCCTTCGGGGACAGTCTCGAGGACGACCTGCTGCGCCGCGACTTCACCGTCAACGCGATGGCCCTGCGCCTGCCGGAGCTGGAGCTCGTGGACCCGCACGGCGGGATGCGGGACCTGGCCGCGGGCGTGCTGCGCACCCCGGGCGCGCCCGAGGACTCCTTCTCCGACGACCCGCTGCGCATGATGCGCGCCGCCCGGTTCGCCTCCCAGCTGGGGTTCACGGTGGCGGACGAGGTGGAGCGGGCCATGACGGACATGGCCGAGCGCATCACGATCATCTCCGCCGAGCGCGTGCGGGACGAGCTGGTCAAGCTGATCTCCGGCCGGGACCCGCGCGCGGGGCTGGACCTGCTGGTCCGCACCGGCCTGGCCGAGCATGTCCTGCCCGAGCTGCCCGCCCTGCAGCTGGAGACGGACGAGCACCACCGGCACAAGGACGTGTACGCGCACTCGCTCACCGTGCTGGAGCAGGCCGTGGAGCAGGAGGCGCGCTACTCGGACGCGTCCCCGGACGTGGTGCTGCGCCTGGCGGCGCTGCTGCACGACGTCGGCAAGCCCGCCACGCGCCGCTTCGAGCCCTCCGGCGCGGTGTCCTTCCGCCACCACGAGAACGTGGGCGCCAAGCTGGTCCGCAAGCGGCTCAAGGCACTGCGCTTCGACAACGACACGGTCAAGGCCGTCGCACGCCTGGTCGAGCTGCACATGCGGTTCTACGGGTACGGGGACGCCGGGTGGACCGATTCGGCGGTGCGCCGGTACGTGCACGACGCCGGGGACCTCCTGCCGCGGCTGCACGCGCTGACCCGCTCGGACGTGACCACCCGCAACCGCCGCAAGGCCGAGCGCCTGGCCCACGCCTACGACGACCTCGAGCGGCGCATCGAGGAGATCGCCGAGGCCGAGGAGATGGCCGCCGTCCGCCCCGACCTGGACGGCGAGCAGATCATGGCGCTGCTGGGGATCCGCCCCGGCCCCGTGGTCGGCCGCGCGTACAGGCACCTGCTCGAGTGGCGCCTGGACGAGGGCCCGCACGAGCCGGAGGTCGCCGAGGCCGAGCTGCGCCGGTGGTGGGCGGAGCAGCCGGAGGCGTCCGCGTCGTCGTCGGCGGCCCCGACCGAGCGCTGA
- a CDS encoding inositol-3-phosphate synthase, whose product MAENPIRVAIAGVGNCATSLIQGVEYYRDAKVSDAVPGLMHVQFGDYHVSDLDFVAAFDVDAKKVGLDLSEAILASENNTITLADVPHAGVEVQRGPTLDGLGKYYKETIEESSAEHVDVVQVLKDAQVDVLVCYLPVGSQQATEFYAQAAIDAGVAFVNALPVFIAGTKEWADKFTEAGVPIVGDDIKSQIGATITHRVMARLFEERGVVLDRTYQLNVGGNMDFKNMLERERLESKKISKTQAVTSNTSAALGEKDVHIGPSDYVAWLDDRKWAFVRLEGRNFGDAPVNLEYKLEVWDSPNSAGVIIDAVRAAKIALDRGVGGPILSASSYFMKSPPVQHHDEEARELVEAFIRGEIER is encoded by the coding sequence GTGGCTGAGAACCCCATCCGCGTCGCCATCGCCGGCGTGGGCAACTGTGCGACGTCCCTGATCCAGGGCGTCGAGTACTACCGGGACGCGAAGGTGTCCGACGCCGTGCCGGGCCTGATGCACGTGCAGTTCGGCGACTACCACGTCTCCGACCTGGACTTCGTGGCCGCGTTCGACGTGGACGCCAAGAAGGTCGGCCTGGACCTGTCCGAGGCGATCCTGGCCTCGGAGAACAACACCATCACGCTCGCCGACGTCCCGCACGCGGGCGTCGAGGTGCAGCGCGGCCCCACCCTGGACGGCCTCGGCAAGTACTACAAGGAGACCATCGAGGAGTCCTCCGCCGAGCACGTGGACGTGGTGCAGGTGCTCAAGGACGCCCAGGTGGACGTCCTGGTCTGCTACCTGCCGGTCGGCTCGCAGCAGGCCACCGAGTTCTACGCGCAGGCCGCGATCGACGCCGGCGTGGCGTTCGTCAACGCGCTGCCCGTGTTCATCGCGGGCACGAAGGAGTGGGCGGACAAGTTCACCGAGGCCGGCGTGCCGATCGTGGGCGACGACATCAAGTCCCAGATCGGCGCCACCATCACCCACCGCGTGATGGCCCGCCTGTTCGAGGAGCGCGGCGTGGTCCTGGACCGCACCTACCAGCTCAACGTGGGCGGCAACATGGACTTCAAGAACATGCTCGAGCGTGAGCGCCTGGAGTCCAAGAAGATCTCCAAGACCCAGGCCGTCACCTCCAACACCTCCGCCGCCCTCGGCGAGAAGGACGTGCACATCGGCCCGTCGGACTACGTGGCCTGGCTGGACGACCGCAAGTGGGCGTTCGTGCGCCTCGAGGGCCGCAACTTCGGCGACGCCCCCGTGAACCTGGAGTACAAGCTCGAGGTGTGGGACTCCCCCAACTCGGCCGGCGTGATCATCGACGCCGTCCGCGCGGCGAAGATCGCCCTGGACCGCGGCGTGGGCGGCCCGATCCTCTCGGCGTCCTCCTACTTCATGAAGTCCCCGCCCGTGCAGCACCACGACGAGGAGGCCCGCGAGCTCGTGGAGGCCTTCATCCGCGGCGAGATCGAGCGCTGA
- the murJ gene encoding murein biosynthesis integral membrane protein MurJ, which produces MSSSTAPRRAPQNTPDDAPDAAPDRTPDAVPEGERRAGRSTAIMAAGTLVSRVLGFVRAALLTIAIGTTVGTVADIFEVANSLPNVIYLLLMGGVFNVVLVPQLIKHAKDADRGADYTSRLMTLSVLVMLAATVLVTVAAAPLMHVLTREWTPEMLQLGTVFALWCLPQVFFYGMYAMVGQILNANGRFGAYMWAPVLNNVVAIGAIGLYLVMFGAYAGGDLLGEWTTAQTLVLAGGHTLGVVLQALILFLPLRGLGLGLRPRFGWRGMGLRHTGRIAGYTLVTMAVSNIVLLLSHRFINGASAAREDPAIRVPGTEGWSADLAEAAIPGLTAYNQAMLISVLPHSVFVLSLATVLFNRLARSMGEGDHAEVRRTTASGLRTFAAPLMFCLAAVLVLAGPLGRLFGSTADSAQVTGMAVGALILVMSLSMPFRSGSFYLLRVFYAAEDARIPMIVQVSTSFVTLALTAAGAFLLPLWAITYWAVVASVLAHAYQFVLVHVLAVRRFGDYGFGHVLNAYAQTGVAAVVAGAAGAVVAGLMGAYSGGFAWSTILSALLTCAVVGTVMAPVYVAALRVLRFPELDAALRPLVGRVPALGRVLGAR; this is translated from the coding sequence TTGAGCAGCAGCACCGCCCCGCGCCGCGCGCCGCAGAACACGCCCGACGACGCCCCGGACGCCGCCCCGGACCGCACCCCGGACGCCGTCCCCGAGGGCGAGCGGCGCGCGGGCCGGTCCACCGCCATCATGGCGGCGGGCACCCTGGTCTCCCGCGTGCTCGGGTTCGTCCGGGCGGCGCTGCTGACCATCGCGATCGGCACCACGGTGGGCACCGTGGCGGACATCTTCGAGGTGGCCAACTCGCTGCCCAACGTGATCTACCTGCTCCTGATGGGCGGCGTGTTCAACGTGGTCCTGGTGCCCCAGCTGATCAAGCACGCCAAGGACGCGGACCGCGGCGCGGACTACACGTCCCGGCTCATGACCCTGTCCGTCCTGGTGATGCTCGCGGCCACGGTGCTCGTGACCGTTGCAGCCGCCCCCCTGATGCACGTGCTCACCCGCGAGTGGACCCCGGAGATGCTGCAGCTGGGCACCGTGTTCGCGCTGTGGTGCCTGCCGCAGGTGTTCTTCTACGGCATGTACGCGATGGTGGGGCAGATCCTCAACGCCAACGGCCGGTTCGGCGCCTACATGTGGGCGCCTGTGCTCAACAACGTGGTGGCGATCGGCGCCATCGGCCTGTACCTGGTGATGTTCGGCGCGTACGCCGGCGGCGACCTGCTCGGCGAGTGGACCACGGCGCAGACCCTGGTGCTCGCCGGGGGCCACACGCTGGGCGTGGTGCTGCAGGCCCTCATCCTCTTCCTGCCGCTGCGCGGCCTGGGCCTGGGGCTGCGGCCGAGGTTCGGGTGGCGCGGCATGGGGCTGCGGCACACCGGCCGGATCGCCGGGTACACGCTGGTCACCATGGCGGTCAGCAACATCGTGCTGCTGCTCTCGCACCGCTTCATCAACGGCGCCTCCGCGGCCCGTGAGGACCCGGCCATCCGGGTCCCCGGGACGGAGGGCTGGAGCGCGGACCTGGCGGAGGCGGCCATCCCCGGCCTGACGGCCTACAACCAGGCGATGCTGATCTCCGTGCTCCCGCACTCGGTGTTCGTGCTGTCCCTGGCCACGGTGCTGTTCAACCGGCTGGCCCGTTCTATGGGCGAGGGCGACCACGCCGAGGTCCGGCGCACCACCGCCAGCGGCCTGCGCACGTTCGCGGCCCCGCTGATGTTCTGCCTGGCCGCGGTGCTCGTGCTCGCGGGCCCGCTGGGCCGCCTGTTCGGCTCGACGGCGGACAGCGCGCAGGTCACCGGCATGGCCGTGGGCGCGCTGATCCTGGTGATGAGCCTGTCCATGCCGTTCCGCTCGGGCAGCTTCTACCTGCTGCGCGTGTTCTACGCCGCCGAGGACGCCCGTATCCCCATGATCGTGCAGGTCAGCACGTCCTTCGTGACCCTCGCGCTCACGGCCGCCGGCGCGTTCCTGCTGCCCCTGTGGGCCATCACCTACTGGGCCGTGGTGGCCTCGGTGCTCGCCCACGCCTACCAGTTCGTGCTGGTGCACGTCCTGGCCGTGCGGCGCTTCGGGGACTACGGCTTCGGGCACGTGCTGAACGCCTACGCCCAGACCGGCGTGGCGGCGGTCGTGGCGGGGGCGGCGGGCGCCGTCGTCGCGGGCCTGATGGGCGCCTACTCGGGCGGCTTCGCGTGGAGCACCATCCTGTCCGCGCTGCTGACGTGCGCCGTGGTGGGCACGGTCATGGCGCCCGTGTACGTGGCGGCGCTGCGGGTGCTGCGCTTCCCCGAGCTGGACGCCGCGCTGCGCCCGCTCGTGGGGCGCGTGCCCGCGCTGGGCCGGGTGCTCGGCGCCCGCTGA